ATTATTTGGATGCGATAAGCGAAATAAAATCGCAGTTTAATATCAACGATGAGCTTAGCATAAATACCGTGATCCAGCTTCCTGGCTTATTTTCATCGGTTCCTTTTGAAGTTCCGGGACAACAGGTTTGGCCCGGGATACAGGTATTGCTGCATAAAGCAATAAACAAGATGCTTAAAGCCCGGCAGAAAGAAGGAAGGGCCTTAAATATCTTTCTTAAGAAAAGGCTTAATTTTATAGATAATCAAGTCAAGGTAATAAGGGTCAGGTTTATCAAGGTAATGAAAGATAAGACGAGGCTGGCAAAAAATACTGATGAACAGAGCAGTATTTTAAAAGAGAGCGATATATCCGAAGAGATAGAAAGGCTTTCGTTTCATGTGAAGAATTTTAAAGATAGGATTGCAAAAAATGGCCCTATGGGTAAAGAGCTGGATTTTATAGCCCAGGAGATGCAGAGGGAAGCCAATACCTTAGGGGCAAAATCATGTAGCGTATTGATATCGGCTAAGGTAGTACAGGTTAAGAGCCAGATAGAGAAAATAAGAGAACAGCTACAAAATGTTGAGTAAGTGAAAAAAAACAGCGGTTTAATATTTGTTATCTCCGGGCCATCAGGCTCAGGTAAGACCACCCTTTTAAGCAAGCTTATAAATTCCCCTGGTCTTAAACAAGCACTAAAGAAGTCCATATCCTTTACAACCAGGCCAAGAAGGTCAAAAGAGAGGAATGGCAGGGATTACTATTTTATTACAGAGCAACAGTTTAGGGATAGATTGAGAAAGAAAAAAATTCTTGAATGGACCAAATATTTGGGTTATTATTACGCAACACCCAGCGGCATAGTAGATAAGTGTATTAAGGACGGTAAAAATATTGCTTTATGCCTGGATAAAAAAGGAGCTTTTAAGTTAAAAAAGCTCTATCCCGGCACAATTACTATTTTTGTCATGCCCCCGTCTTTGGTTTCTCTTAGGCAGAGGATCCGGGGGCGTTGTAATAAAACCAGTAATAAGGAGATATCGGGGCGGTTGAGGTTGGCAGAAAAAGAAATGATGATTGCCAAGAAATACGATTTTTGTATTATCAATAAGGATTTAGAACAGGCTTCCAGGGAAGCTACGGGTATAATTTCAAGATTGAT
This genomic stretch from Candidatus Omnitrophota bacterium harbors:
- a CDS encoding YicC family protein gives rise to the protein MITSMTGFGAAEADIGLLGKVRIELRSSNHKFLEVSLHLSEGFLSLEDKFKKEIESKIKRGRVVCVMNMPAHKSSPVSINKALLKNYLDAISEIKSQFNINDELSINTVIQLPGLFSSVPFEVPGQQVWPGIQVLLHKAINKMLKARQKEGRALNIFLKKRLNFIDNQVKVIRVRFIKVMKDKTRLAKNTDEQSSILKESDISEEIERLSFHVKNFKDRIAKNGPMGKELDFIAQEMQREANTLGAKSCSVLISAKVVQVKSQIEKIREQLQNVE
- a CDS encoding guanylate kinase → MKKNSGLIFVISGPSGSGKTTLLSKLINSPGLKQALKKSISFTTRPRRSKERNGRDYYFITEQQFRDRLRKKKILEWTKYLGYYYATPSGIVDKCIKDGKNIALCLDKKGAFKLKKLYPGTITIFVMPPSLVSLRQRIRGRCNKTSNKEISGRLRLAEKEMMIAKKYDFCIINKDLEQASREATGIISRLITLNNILK